A section of the Cervus canadensis isolate Bull #8, Minnesota chromosome 8, ASM1932006v1, whole genome shotgun sequence genome encodes:
- the LOC122446580 gene encoding protein PHTF2-like, with amino-acid sequence MSLMKSPVKKVQKQDTHCAVMQTGLLRAFFGIESHTIIRNITLMSSRQDSESTRPESETEDVLWEDLLHCAECRSSCTSETDVESPQVNPCVKKEYRDDPFHQSHLPWLHSSHPGLEKISAIVWEGNDCKKADMSVLEISGMIMNRVNSHIPGIGYQIFGNAISLILGLTPFVFRLSQATDLDQLTAHSASELYVIAFGSNEDVIVLSMVIISFVVRVSLVWIFFFLLCVAERTYKQRLLFAKLFGHLTSARRARKSEVPHFRLKKVQNIKMWLSLRSYLKRRGPQRSVDVIVSSAFLLTISVVFICCAQLLHVHEIFLDCHYNWELVIWCISLTLFLLRFVTLGSETSKKYSNTSILLTEQINLYLKMEKKPNKKEELTLVNNVLKLATKLLKELDSPFRLYGLTMNPLLYNITQVVILSAVSGVISDLLGFNLKLWKIKS; translated from the coding sequence ATGTCTCTGATGAAGTCTCCAGTGAAGAAGGTCCAGAAACAGGATACCCATTGCGCCGTCATGCAGACAGGACTTCTGAGAGCATTCTTCGGAATAGAAAGTCACACCATTATAAGAAACATTACCCTAATGAGTTCCAGACAGGACTCTGAGAGCACAAGGCCAGAGTCTGAAACAGAAGATGTGTTATGGGAAGACTTGTTACACTGTGCAGAGTGCCGATCGTCTTGTACCAGTGAGACAGATGTGGAGAGTCCTCAAGTTAATCCCTGtgtgaaaaaagaatatagagaCGACCCTTTTCATCAGAGTCATTTGCCCTGGCTCCATAGTTCCCACCCGGGATTAGAAAAAATAAGTGCTATCGTATGGGAAGGCAATGACTGCAAGAAAGCAGATATGTCTGTCCTTGAAATCAGTGGAATGATAATGAACAGAGTAAACAGCCATATACCAGGAATAGGCTACCAGATTTTTGGAAATGCAATCTCTCTAATCCTGGGTTTAACTCCATTTGTTTTCCGACTCTCCCAAGCTACCGACTTGGATCAACTCACAGCACATTCTGCTTCAGAACTTTATGTGATTGCGTTTGGTTCTAATGAAGATGTTATAGTTCTTTCTATGGTTATAATAAGTTTTGTGGTTCGTGTGTCTCTtgtgtggattttcttttttttgctctgtGTAGCAGAAAGAACTTATAAACAACGATTACTTTTTGCAAAACTCTTTGGACATTTAACATCGGCAAGGAGGGCTCGAAAATCTGAGGTTCCCCATTTCCGATTGAAGAAAgtacagaatataaaaatgtgGCTCTCTCTCCGATCCTATCTTAAGCGTCGAGGTCCTCAGCGATCAGTTGATGTCATAGTTTCATCTGCTTTCTTGTTGACTATCTCAGTTGTATTTATCTGTTGTGCCCAGTTGCTTCATGTACATGAGATCTTCCTTGATTGTCACTACAATTGGGAACTGGTAATCTGGTGCATCTCGTTAACACTTTTTCTCCTAAGATTTGTTACCCTTGGATCAGAAACAAGTAAAAAATATAGCAATACCTCAATATTACTTACTGAACAGATAAACCTCTACttgaaaatggagaagaaacCTAACAAAAAGGAGGAATTGACACTAGTgaacaatgttttaaaactgGCTACTAAATTGCTAAAGGAATTGGACAGTCCCTTTAGACTATATGGACTTACAATGAATCCACTGCTTTATAACATCACCCAGGTTGTCATCCTGTCAGCTGTTTCTGGTGTTATCAGTGACTTGCTTGGATTTAATTTAAAGCTCTGGAAGATTAAATCATGA